The Fulvivirga ligni genome window below encodes:
- a CDS encoding FecR family protein: MTTVSKDQLRKFLDGQCDADEEAQVRRYLETPEGQNALDKMMDDSWGISEDIPAKQKVFSNILKKTTRAKKHRINRAFYYKIAAIFIILTIPAYLLFNRAPEAPPINKPEWLVKSNDKGQKSVIQLSDGSKVYLNSESTIKYLRYFSDSLRQIELDGEAYFKVAKDKSRPFIVTAQGYSTTALGTEFNVKSRGGDYLVSLAEGSIVINPESEAQKGVKLVPGEALKIDTTNKTVSKQAGTLSDFLWKDGILDFEVATMKEVIASLERWYDVKIETKGKVTSKKYTGRFDNASLEHVLQSMSFALDFEYEMNKKQITLTF, encoded by the coding sequence ATGACTACAGTTTCAAAAGATCAACTCAGAAAATTCCTAGATGGCCAATGTGATGCCGACGAAGAGGCTCAGGTAAGGCGCTATCTGGAAACCCCTGAGGGACAAAACGCACTCGACAAAATGATGGATGACTCCTGGGGAATCAGTGAGGACATTCCAGCCAAACAAAAGGTATTTTCTAATATTCTTAAAAAGACTACCCGGGCAAAAAAGCACCGAATTAACCGAGCTTTCTATTATAAGATTGCCGCTATCTTTATTATTCTTACTATTCCGGCATATCTTTTATTCAATCGCGCTCCTGAAGCACCTCCTATTAATAAGCCCGAATGGCTGGTTAAGAGTAATGACAAAGGCCAAAAGTCAGTTATTCAATTGAGCGATGGCTCCAAAGTATATCTCAACTCAGAAAGTACTATAAAATATCTCAGGTATTTCTCTGATTCATTAAGGCAGATCGAGCTGGATGGTGAAGCTTATTTTAAAGTGGCCAAAGATAAAAGCAGGCCTTTCATTGTCACTGCTCAAGGCTACTCTACCACAGCCCTAGGTACTGAATTCAATGTAAAAAGCAGAGGCGGTGACTATTTGGTGTCACTAGCCGAAGGAAGCATTGTGATTAACCCTGAATCTGAGGCACAGAAAGGTGTAAAACTAGTTCCCGGAGAAGCTTTAAAAATTGATACTACTAACAAAACGGTAAGCAAGCAGGCAGGCACCTTGAGTGATTTTTTATGGAAAGATGGCATTCTAGACTTTGAAGTAGCCACCATGAAGGAAGTTATAGCCTCTCTGGAAAGATGGTATGATGTAAAAATAGAAACCAAAGGAAAAGTTACTTCTAAAAAATATACAGGACGCTTTGATAATGCCAGCCTTGAGCATGTACTGCAAAGTATGTCCTTCGCACTTGATTTTGAATATGAAATGAATAAAAAACAAATAACCCTAACATTTTAA